One segment of Danaus plexippus chromosome 10, MEX_DaPlex, whole genome shotgun sequence DNA contains the following:
- the LOC116766827 gene encoding uncharacterized protein LOC116766827 isoform X2: MRGERCRALAALAALLAFGCCSAEMELTTASFDPTKRGNMMYGDACSTVMECGFPESICDEVQKICRCHSDYPVTNHVDKCGKPAGVNETCIFNEQCEEMVFKTECRNDRCVCKYEMVAELTSDGGVVCNPVKQVEESTQTLDPAMIGVLVGMALMFVIICVVLRLFSRARWRENRTIFNTPNPRLMNVSLLRDSKLLHAQDRRGSRVSMRPPSRQASQQELRPHSPIPARHHQSHQLHRKTSGSRRGSRASSGHSATSLRSAILRSPTAAGPASVTVEIRAPDA; the protein is encoded by the exons ATGCGGGGCGAGCGCTGCCGTGCGCTGGCCGCGCTTGCAGCGCTGCTCGCGTTCGGGTGCTGTTCAGCCGAAATGGAACTCACCACCGCCTCGTTTG ATCCAACGAAACGTGGTAACATGATGTACGGTGACGCCTGCTCCACGGTTATGGAGTGCGGCTTTCCTGAATCAATATGCGATGAAGTACAAAAGATCTGCCGTTGTCACTCTGATTATCCTGTTACGAACCATGTGGACAAGTGTGGTAAac CGGCTGGGGTAAACGAAACGTGTATCTTCAACGAACAATGCGAGGAAATGGTGTTCAAAACGGAGTGCAGAAACGATCGTTGCGTTTGCAAGTATGAAATGGTAGCGGAATTGACTTCAGATGGTGGTGTCGTTTGTAACC CGGTCAAGCAAGTTGAGGAGTCCACGCAGACTCTGGATCCGGCTATGATCGGTGTGTTAGTTGGGATGGCTCTGATGTTTGTCATCATCTGCGTAGTCCTGCGTTTGTTTAGCAG AGCTAGATGGCGGGAGAATCGCACTATATTCAACACACCCAATCCACGGCTCATGAACGTTTCTCTGTTACGTGACTCCAAGCTACTTCATGCTCAG GATCGCCGTGGCTCCCGTGTGAGCATGCGTCCTCCATCACGACAAGCCAGTCAACAGGAACTTAGACCACATTCACCAATTCCTG CACGACATCACCAAAGCCATCAGCTACACCGAAAGACCTCAG GTTCCCGCCGTGGATCCAGAGCGAGCAGTGGACACTCGGCCACATCCTTGAGATCAGCGATCTTAAGGTCCCCAACAGCTGCTGGACCTGCATCCGTCACCGTCGAGATTCGTGCACCAGATGCTTAa
- the LOC116766827 gene encoding uncharacterized protein LOC116766827 isoform X1: MRGERCRALAALAALLAFGCCSAEMELTTASFDPTKRGNMMYGDACSTVMECGFPESICDEVQKICRCHSDYPVTNHVDKCGKPAGVNETCIFNEQCEEMVFKTECRNDRCVCKYEMVAELTSDGGVVCNPVKQVEESTQTLDPAMIGVLVGMALMFVIICVVLRLFSRARWRENRTIFNTPNPRLMNVSLLRDSKLLHAQDRRGSRVSMRPPSRQASQQELRPHSPIPAARHHQSHQLHRKTSGSRRGSRASSGHSATSLRSAILRSPTAAGPASVTVEIRAPDA, from the exons ATGCGGGGCGAGCGCTGCCGTGCGCTGGCCGCGCTTGCAGCGCTGCTCGCGTTCGGGTGCTGTTCAGCCGAAATGGAACTCACCACCGCCTCGTTTG ATCCAACGAAACGTGGTAACATGATGTACGGTGACGCCTGCTCCACGGTTATGGAGTGCGGCTTTCCTGAATCAATATGCGATGAAGTACAAAAGATCTGCCGTTGTCACTCTGATTATCCTGTTACGAACCATGTGGACAAGTGTGGTAAac CGGCTGGGGTAAACGAAACGTGTATCTTCAACGAACAATGCGAGGAAATGGTGTTCAAAACGGAGTGCAGAAACGATCGTTGCGTTTGCAAGTATGAAATGGTAGCGGAATTGACTTCAGATGGTGGTGTCGTTTGTAACC CGGTCAAGCAAGTTGAGGAGTCCACGCAGACTCTGGATCCGGCTATGATCGGTGTGTTAGTTGGGATGGCTCTGATGTTTGTCATCATCTGCGTAGTCCTGCGTTTGTTTAGCAG AGCTAGATGGCGGGAGAATCGCACTATATTCAACACACCCAATCCACGGCTCATGAACGTTTCTCTGTTACGTGACTCCAAGCTACTTCATGCTCAG GATCGCCGTGGCTCCCGTGTGAGCATGCGTCCTCCATCACGACAAGCCAGTCAACAGGAACTTAGACCACATTCACCAATTCCTG CAGCACGACATCACCAAAGCCATCAGCTACACCGAAAGACCTCAG GTTCCCGCCGTGGATCCAGAGCGAGCAGTGGACACTCGGCCACATCCTTGAGATCAGCGATCTTAAGGTCCCCAACAGCTGCTGGACCTGCATCCGTCACCGTCGAGATTCGTGCACCAGATGCTTAa
- the LOC116766827 gene encoding uncharacterized protein LOC116766827 isoform X3, with protein sequence MRGERCRALAALAALLAFGCCSAEMELTTASFDPTKRGNMMYGDACSTVMECGFPESICDEVQKICRCHSDYPVTNHVDKCGKPAGVNETCIFNEQCEEMVFKTECRNDRCVCKYEMVAELTSDGGVVCNPVKQVEESTQTLDPAMIGVLVGMALMFVIICVVLRLFSRARWRENRTIFNTPNPRLMNVSLLRDSKLLHAQDRRGSRVSMRPPSRQASQQELRPHSPIPGSRRGSRASSGHSATSLRSAILRSPTAAGPASVTVEIRAPDA encoded by the exons ATGCGGGGCGAGCGCTGCCGTGCGCTGGCCGCGCTTGCAGCGCTGCTCGCGTTCGGGTGCTGTTCAGCCGAAATGGAACTCACCACCGCCTCGTTTG ATCCAACGAAACGTGGTAACATGATGTACGGTGACGCCTGCTCCACGGTTATGGAGTGCGGCTTTCCTGAATCAATATGCGATGAAGTACAAAAGATCTGCCGTTGTCACTCTGATTATCCTGTTACGAACCATGTGGACAAGTGTGGTAAac CGGCTGGGGTAAACGAAACGTGTATCTTCAACGAACAATGCGAGGAAATGGTGTTCAAAACGGAGTGCAGAAACGATCGTTGCGTTTGCAAGTATGAAATGGTAGCGGAATTGACTTCAGATGGTGGTGTCGTTTGTAACC CGGTCAAGCAAGTTGAGGAGTCCACGCAGACTCTGGATCCGGCTATGATCGGTGTGTTAGTTGGGATGGCTCTGATGTTTGTCATCATCTGCGTAGTCCTGCGTTTGTTTAGCAG AGCTAGATGGCGGGAGAATCGCACTATATTCAACACACCCAATCCACGGCTCATGAACGTTTCTCTGTTACGTGACTCCAAGCTACTTCATGCTCAG GATCGCCGTGGCTCCCGTGTGAGCATGCGTCCTCCATCACGACAAGCCAGTCAACAGGAACTTAGACCACATTCACCAATTCCTG GTTCCCGCCGTGGATCCAGAGCGAGCAGTGGACACTCGGCCACATCCTTGAGATCAGCGATCTTAAGGTCCCCAACAGCTGCTGGACCTGCATCCGTCACCGTCGAGATTCGTGCACCAGATGCTTAa
- the LOC116766827 gene encoding uncharacterized protein LOC116766827 isoform X4, with protein MRGERCRALAALAALLAFGCCSAEMELTTASFDPTKRGNMMYGDACSTVMECGFPESICDEVQKICRCHSDYPVTNHVDKCGKPAGVNETCIFNEQCEEMVFKTECRNDRCVCKYEMVAELTSDGGVVCNPVKQVEESTQTLDPAMIGVLVGMALMFVIICVVLRLFSRARWRENRTIFNTPNPRLMNVSLLRDSKLLHAQDRRGSRVSMRPPSRQASQQELRPHSPIPAARHHQSHQLHRKTSERAVDTRPHP; from the exons ATGCGGGGCGAGCGCTGCCGTGCGCTGGCCGCGCTTGCAGCGCTGCTCGCGTTCGGGTGCTGTTCAGCCGAAATGGAACTCACCACCGCCTCGTTTG ATCCAACGAAACGTGGTAACATGATGTACGGTGACGCCTGCTCCACGGTTATGGAGTGCGGCTTTCCTGAATCAATATGCGATGAAGTACAAAAGATCTGCCGTTGTCACTCTGATTATCCTGTTACGAACCATGTGGACAAGTGTGGTAAac CGGCTGGGGTAAACGAAACGTGTATCTTCAACGAACAATGCGAGGAAATGGTGTTCAAAACGGAGTGCAGAAACGATCGTTGCGTTTGCAAGTATGAAATGGTAGCGGAATTGACTTCAGATGGTGGTGTCGTTTGTAACC CGGTCAAGCAAGTTGAGGAGTCCACGCAGACTCTGGATCCGGCTATGATCGGTGTGTTAGTTGGGATGGCTCTGATGTTTGTCATCATCTGCGTAGTCCTGCGTTTGTTTAGCAG AGCTAGATGGCGGGAGAATCGCACTATATTCAACACACCCAATCCACGGCTCATGAACGTTTCTCTGTTACGTGACTCCAAGCTACTTCATGCTCAG GATCGCCGTGGCTCCCGTGTGAGCATGCGTCCTCCATCACGACAAGCCAGTCAACAGGAACTTAGACCACATTCACCAATTCCTG CAGCACGACATCACCAAAGCCATCAGCTACACCGAAAGACCTCAG AGCGAGCAGTGGACACTCGGCCACATCCTTGA
- the LOC116766827 gene encoding uncharacterized protein LOC116766827 isoform X5 yields the protein MRGERCRALAALAALLAFGCCSAEMELTTASFDPTKRGNMMYGDACSTVMECGFPESICDEVQKICRCHSDYPVTNHVDKCGKPAGVNETCIFNEQCEEMVFKTECRNDRCVCKYEMVAELTSDGGVVCNPVKQVEESTQTLDPAMIGVLVGMALMFVIICVVLRLFSRARWRENRTIFNTPNPRLMNVSLLRDSKLLHAQDRRGSRVSMRPPSRQASQQELRPHSPIPARHHQSHQLHRKTSERAVDTRPHP from the exons ATGCGGGGCGAGCGCTGCCGTGCGCTGGCCGCGCTTGCAGCGCTGCTCGCGTTCGGGTGCTGTTCAGCCGAAATGGAACTCACCACCGCCTCGTTTG ATCCAACGAAACGTGGTAACATGATGTACGGTGACGCCTGCTCCACGGTTATGGAGTGCGGCTTTCCTGAATCAATATGCGATGAAGTACAAAAGATCTGCCGTTGTCACTCTGATTATCCTGTTACGAACCATGTGGACAAGTGTGGTAAac CGGCTGGGGTAAACGAAACGTGTATCTTCAACGAACAATGCGAGGAAATGGTGTTCAAAACGGAGTGCAGAAACGATCGTTGCGTTTGCAAGTATGAAATGGTAGCGGAATTGACTTCAGATGGTGGTGTCGTTTGTAACC CGGTCAAGCAAGTTGAGGAGTCCACGCAGACTCTGGATCCGGCTATGATCGGTGTGTTAGTTGGGATGGCTCTGATGTTTGTCATCATCTGCGTAGTCCTGCGTTTGTTTAGCAG AGCTAGATGGCGGGAGAATCGCACTATATTCAACACACCCAATCCACGGCTCATGAACGTTTCTCTGTTACGTGACTCCAAGCTACTTCATGCTCAG GATCGCCGTGGCTCCCGTGTGAGCATGCGTCCTCCATCACGACAAGCCAGTCAACAGGAACTTAGACCACATTCACCAATTCCTG CACGACATCACCAAAGCCATCAGCTACACCGAAAGACCTCAG AGCGAGCAGTGGACACTCGGCCACATCCTTGA
- the LOC116766827 gene encoding uncharacterized protein LOC116766827 isoform X6, whose amino-acid sequence MRGERCRALAALAALLAFGCCSAEMELTTASFDPTKRGNMMYGDACSTVMECGFPESICDEVQKICRCHSDYPVTNHVDKCGKPAGVNETCIFNEQCEEMVFKTECRNDRCVCKYEMVAELTSDGGVVCNPVKQVEESTQTLDPAMIGVLVGMALMFVIICVVLRLFSRARWRENRTIFNTPNPRLMNVSLLRDSKLLHAQDRRGSRVSMRPPSRQASQQELRPHSPIPERAVDTRPHP is encoded by the exons ATGCGGGGCGAGCGCTGCCGTGCGCTGGCCGCGCTTGCAGCGCTGCTCGCGTTCGGGTGCTGTTCAGCCGAAATGGAACTCACCACCGCCTCGTTTG ATCCAACGAAACGTGGTAACATGATGTACGGTGACGCCTGCTCCACGGTTATGGAGTGCGGCTTTCCTGAATCAATATGCGATGAAGTACAAAAGATCTGCCGTTGTCACTCTGATTATCCTGTTACGAACCATGTGGACAAGTGTGGTAAac CGGCTGGGGTAAACGAAACGTGTATCTTCAACGAACAATGCGAGGAAATGGTGTTCAAAACGGAGTGCAGAAACGATCGTTGCGTTTGCAAGTATGAAATGGTAGCGGAATTGACTTCAGATGGTGGTGTCGTTTGTAACC CGGTCAAGCAAGTTGAGGAGTCCACGCAGACTCTGGATCCGGCTATGATCGGTGTGTTAGTTGGGATGGCTCTGATGTTTGTCATCATCTGCGTAGTCCTGCGTTTGTTTAGCAG AGCTAGATGGCGGGAGAATCGCACTATATTCAACACACCCAATCCACGGCTCATGAACGTTTCTCTGTTACGTGACTCCAAGCTACTTCATGCTCAG GATCGCCGTGGCTCCCGTGTGAGCATGCGTCCTCCATCACGACAAGCCAGTCAACAGGAACTTAGACCACATTCACCAATTCCTG AGCGAGCAGTGGACACTCGGCCACATCCTTGA